Proteins found in one Microcella daejeonensis genomic segment:
- the rapZ gene encoding RNase adapter RapZ, with protein sequence MMQNAHDVLIVTGMSGAGRSTVANALEDLGWYVVDNLPPQMLRPLVDLAVHPGSALPKIAAVVDVRGGKLFADLALIIDELRDRATVRVLFLEATDAALVRRFEQVRRPHPLQADGTILDGIAQERQRMLEVRELSDIIIDTSELNIHQLATAVSQIFAPAGTADVKLTLESFGFKYGAPTDVDMIADARFLPNPFWQEDLRSSTGLDAAVSEYVLGQEGAQEFLDAYFAALQPVLAGYARENKRHATIAIGCTGGKHRSVAMIEQLAARVRALPGIAVTVKHRDLGRE encoded by the coding sequence ATGATGCAGAACGCGCACGATGTGCTCATCGTCACCGGGATGTCCGGCGCGGGCCGATCGACGGTCGCCAACGCCCTGGAGGACCTGGGCTGGTACGTCGTCGACAATCTGCCGCCGCAGATGCTCCGGCCGCTGGTCGATCTCGCGGTGCATCCCGGCAGCGCGCTGCCGAAGATCGCCGCGGTGGTCGACGTGCGCGGCGGCAAGCTCTTCGCCGATCTCGCGCTGATCATCGACGAGCTGCGCGACCGCGCGACGGTGCGCGTGCTGTTCCTGGAGGCGACGGATGCCGCCCTTGTCCGCCGGTTCGAGCAGGTGCGACGGCCCCACCCCCTCCAGGCCGACGGCACCATCCTCGACGGCATCGCCCAGGAGCGCCAGCGCATGCTGGAGGTGCGCGAGCTCAGCGACATCATCATCGATACGAGCGAGCTCAACATCCACCAGCTCGCGACGGCGGTGAGCCAGATCTTCGCCCCCGCGGGCACCGCCGATGTGAAGCTCACGCTCGAGAGCTTCGGCTTCAAGTACGGGGCTCCGACCGACGTCGACATGATCGCCGACGCACGATTCCTGCCGAACCCCTTCTGGCAGGAGGATCTGCGCAGCTCGACCGGTCTCGATGCCGCCGTGAGCGAGTACGTGCTCGGCCAGGAGGGCGCGCAGGAGTTCCTCGACGCCTACTTCGCGGCGCTGCAGCCGGTTCTCGCGGGCTACGCGCGCGAGAACAAGCGGCACGCGACCATCGCGATCGGCTGCACGGGCGGCAAGCACCGCTCGGTGGCGATGATCGAGCAGCTCGCGGCGCGCGTGCGCGCTCTGCCCGGCATCGCCGTCACCGTGAAGCATCGCGACCTCGGTCGAGAGTAG
- the uvrB gene encoding excinuclease ABC subunit UvrB, with translation MQPTRSVRPFEVVSEYTPSGDQPQAIAELTARINAGETDIVLLGATGTGKSATTAWLIEQVQRPTLVLAHNKTLAAQLATEFRELMPHNAVEYFVSYYDYYQPEAYVPQTDTFIEKDSSVNAEVERLRHSTTNSLLSRRDVVVVSTVSCIYGLGAAEEYLEAMVALQVGEQISRETLIRRFVGMQYQRNDVDFSRGKFRVRGDTIEIIPVYEELAIRIEMFGDEIEGLFALHPLTGAVVKKLDAVSVFPATHYAASPDTMQRAMVSIREELEPRLAELERQGKLLEAQRLRMRTTFDLEMMEQIGFCNGIENYSRHIDGRQPGEAPNCLLDYFPEDFLVVIDESHVTVPQIGAMYEGDASRKRTLVEHGFRLPSALDNRPLRWEEFLDRTGQKVYLSATPGKYELGITDTVVEQIIRPTGLVDPQIVVKPSLGQIDDLLEQVRVRVERDERVLVTTLTKKMAEELTAFLQEAGVRVQYLHSDVDTLRRVELLRELRQGVFDVLVGINLLREGLDLPEVSLVAILDADKEGFLRSSTSLIQTIGRAARNVSGEVHMYADVVTPSMAQAIEETTRRRERQVEYNLANGIDPTPLRKKIADITDQLVREGEDTAELLAARAQGGKKSPTPRLRREGKAAEGAAELESIVADLTAQMLQAAEELKFELAGRLRDEVQELKRELRQMVEAGHVR, from the coding sequence ATGCAACCCACGCGCTCGGTCCGCCCCTTCGAGGTCGTCAGCGAGTACACGCCGAGCGGTGATCAGCCGCAGGCGATCGCCGAGCTGACGGCGCGCATCAACGCCGGTGAGACCGACATCGTGCTGCTCGGCGCGACCGGTACGGGCAAGTCCGCGACGACGGCCTGGCTCATCGAGCAGGTGCAGCGACCGACGCTCGTGCTCGCGCACAACAAGACCCTCGCCGCGCAGCTGGCGACCGAGTTCCGCGAGCTCATGCCGCACAACGCGGTCGAGTACTTCGTCTCGTACTACGACTACTACCAGCCCGAGGCCTACGTGCCGCAGACCGACACCTTCATCGAGAAGGACAGCTCGGTCAACGCGGAGGTCGAGCGGCTGCGCCACTCGACGACCAACTCGCTGCTGAGCCGGCGCGACGTCGTCGTCGTCTCGACGGTCTCCTGCATCTACGGCCTCGGCGCCGCGGAGGAGTACCTCGAGGCGATGGTGGCCCTGCAGGTGGGGGAGCAGATCTCGCGCGAGACGCTCATCCGCCGCTTCGTCGGCATGCAGTACCAGCGCAACGACGTCGACTTCTCGCGGGGCAAGTTCCGCGTGCGGGGCGACACGATCGAGATCATCCCGGTGTACGAGGAGCTCGCGATCCGCATCGAGATGTTCGGCGATGAGATCGAGGGCCTGTTCGCTCTGCACCCGCTCACGGGCGCCGTCGTCAAGAAGCTCGACGCGGTCTCCGTCTTCCCGGCGACGCACTACGCGGCCTCGCCCGACACGATGCAGCGGGCGATGGTGAGCATCCGGGAGGAGCTCGAGCCGCGCCTGGCCGAGCTCGAGCGGCAGGGCAAGCTGCTCGAGGCGCAGCGGCTCCGCATGCGCACGACCTTCGACCTCGAGATGATGGAGCAGATCGGGTTCTGCAACGGCATCGAGAACTACTCGCGACACATCGACGGTCGGCAGCCGGGCGAGGCGCCCAACTGCCTGCTCGACTACTTCCCCGAGGACTTCCTCGTCGTGATCGACGAGAGCCACGTGACGGTGCCCCAGATCGGCGCGATGTACGAGGGCGACGCCTCGCGCAAGCGCACGCTCGTCGAGCACGGCTTCCGGCTGCCCAGCGCGCTCGACAACCGTCCGCTGCGGTGGGAGGAGTTCCTCGACCGCACGGGTCAGAAGGTCTACCTCTCGGCGACGCCGGGCAAGTACGAGCTCGGCATCACCGACACGGTCGTCGAGCAGATCATCCGCCCGACGGGGCTCGTCGATCCGCAGATCGTCGTGAAGCCGAGCCTCGGCCAGATCGACGACCTGCTCGAGCAGGTTCGCGTGCGCGTCGAGCGCGACGAGCGCGTCCTGGTCACGACCCTCACGAAGAAGATGGCGGAGGAGCTGACCGCGTTCCTGCAGGAGGCCGGGGTGCGCGTGCAGTACCTCCACTCCGACGTCGACACCCTCCGCCGGGTCGAGCTGCTGCGCGAGCTCCGGCAGGGCGTCTTCGACGTCCTCGTCGGCATCAACCTGCTGCGCGAGGGCCTCGACCTGCCCGAGGTCTCCCTCGTCGCGATCCTCGACGCCGACAAGGAGGGCTTCCTGCGCTCCTCGACCTCGCTCATCCAGACGATCGGCCGCGCGGCGCGCAATGTCTCCGGCGAGGTGCACATGTACGCCGACGTCGTCACGCCCTCGATGGCGCAGGCCATCGAGGAGACCACCCGCCGTCGTGAGCGCCAGGTCGAGTACAACCTCGCCAACGGCATCGATCCGACGCCGCTGCGCAAGAAGATCGCCGACATCACCGACCAGCTCGTGCGCGAGGGCGAGGACACCGCCGAGCTGCTCGCCGCCAGAGCGCAGGGCGGCAAGAAGTCGCCCACCCCGCGCCTGCGCCGCGAGGGCAAGGCCGCCGAGGGCGCCGCCGAGCTCGAGTCGATCGTCGCCGACCTGACCGCCCAGATGCTGCAGGCCGCCGAGGAGCTCAAGTTCGAGCTCGCCGGGCGCCTGCGCGACGAGGTGCAGGAGCTCAAGCGCGAGCTGCGGCAGATGGTCGAGGCGGGGCACGTGCGCTGA
- the uvrA gene encoding excinuclease ABC subunit UvrA produces the protein MTRVPASPLDLHSHLSVRGARVHNLRDVDVVIPRDSLVVFTGLSGSGKSSLAFDTIFAEGQRRYVESLSAYARQFLGQVDRPDVDFIEGLSPAVSIDQKSTNRNPRSTVGTITEIYDYMRLLWARVGIPHCPVCGEPIQRQTVQQIADELMTLETGTRFQILAPVVSQKKGEFVDLFAELAQGGFSRAVVDGEMIQLSEPPALKKQVKHDISVVVDRLVANDEGLTRLTDSLETALRLTDGLVVVDYVDRDEKAADRRRTFSEKLSCPNRHPLQLTEIEPRTFSFNAPFGACPVCSGLGTRMAVDVDLLIGDPSLSLNDGVVLPWNQQGKGLYSYFQKLLAGLSRDLGFSLDTSWGELEESTQDAILHGNDFEVRVKWRNRYGRDVTYSTGFEGVIPYIERKYAEAESDWSQQRFAEYLREVPCPECDGARLKPEVLAVQVNGRSIAQVAELSLQNAYDFMQGISLTEREATIAAAVLREIRARLEFLLEVGLGYLSMARAAGTLSGGEAQRIRLATQIGSGLTGVLYVLDEPSIGLHQRDNRRLIDTLVKLKNLGNTLIVVEHDEDTIRTADWIVDIGPGAGEHGGEVVHSGSYEGLLANEKSITGDYLAGRRQVVETVRRRPVDLGRTLTIEGARANNLRDVTVDIPLGVFVAVTGVSGSGKSSLVNDILYKVLANRLNGARQVPGKHTRITGLEHLDKVVHVDQAPIGRTPRSNPATYTGVFDRIRTLFAETQEAKMRGYLPGRFSFNVKGGRCENCAGDGTIKIEMNFLPDVYVACEVCGGARYNRDTLSVHYKGKNIAEVLDMPIEEAADFFEPISAIHRFLKTLVEVGLGYVRLGQSATTLSGGEAQRVKLATELQKRSNGRSIYVLDEPTTGLHFEDVRKLLAVLGGLVDKGNSVVVIEHNLDVIRAADWLIDLGPEGGSGGGSVLASGTPEQLATVEGSHTGRFLAELLPETDVIAAPVTRGRATATAKKGAVAKSAPSKSGAAKGGAGKGGTAKAGTAKSASSTTGGGGAAKRAARSPRAAG, from the coding sequence ATGACGCGAGTGCCGGCATCCCCTCTCGACCTCCATTCCCACCTGAGCGTCCGCGGCGCACGGGTCCACAATCTTCGCGATGTCGACGTGGTGATCCCGCGGGATTCGCTCGTCGTGTTCACCGGTCTGTCGGGGTCGGGCAAGAGCTCGCTCGCCTTCGACACGATCTTCGCCGAGGGCCAGCGCCGGTACGTCGAGTCGCTCTCGGCCTACGCGCGGCAGTTCCTCGGGCAGGTCGACCGGCCCGACGTCGACTTCATCGAGGGCCTCAGCCCGGCCGTCTCGATCGACCAGAAGTCGACCAACCGCAACCCGCGATCGACGGTCGGCACGATCACCGAGATCTACGACTACATGCGCCTGCTCTGGGCGCGCGTCGGCATCCCGCACTGCCCCGTCTGCGGGGAGCCCATCCAGCGCCAGACGGTGCAGCAGATCGCCGACGAGCTCATGACGCTCGAGACGGGCACGCGCTTCCAGATCCTCGCCCCGGTCGTCAGCCAGAAGAAGGGCGAGTTCGTCGACCTCTTCGCCGAGCTCGCGCAGGGCGGCTTCTCGCGCGCGGTCGTCGACGGCGAGATGATCCAGCTCAGCGAGCCCCCGGCCCTCAAGAAGCAGGTCAAGCACGACATCTCCGTCGTCGTCGACCGCCTCGTCGCCAACGACGAGGGGCTCACCCGGCTCACCGACTCGCTCGAGACGGCGCTGCGGCTCACCGACGGGCTCGTCGTCGTCGACTACGTCGACCGCGACGAGAAGGCGGCTGATCGTCGCCGCACCTTCAGCGAGAAGCTCAGCTGCCCGAACCGCCACCCGCTGCAGCTCACCGAGATCGAACCCCGCACCTTCTCCTTCAACGCGCCCTTCGGCGCCTGCCCCGTCTGCTCCGGTCTCGGAACCCGCATGGCGGTCGACGTCGATCTGCTCATCGGCGATCCCAGCCTGAGCCTCAACGACGGCGTCGTCCTGCCCTGGAACCAGCAGGGCAAGGGCCTGTACAGCTACTTCCAGAAGCTGCTCGCCGGTCTGTCGCGCGACCTCGGCTTCTCGCTCGACACCTCGTGGGGCGAGCTGGAGGAGAGCACGCAGGACGCGATCCTCCACGGCAACGACTTCGAGGTGCGCGTCAAGTGGCGTAACCGCTACGGCCGCGACGTCACCTACTCGACCGGGTTCGAGGGCGTCATCCCCTACATCGAGCGCAAATACGCCGAGGCCGAGAGCGACTGGTCCCAGCAGCGGTTCGCCGAGTACCTGCGCGAGGTCCCGTGCCCCGAGTGCGACGGAGCGCGACTCAAGCCCGAGGTGCTCGCCGTCCAGGTGAACGGCCGCAGCATCGCTCAGGTGGCCGAGCTGAGCCTCCAGAACGCGTACGACTTCATGCAGGGCATCAGTCTCACCGAGCGCGAGGCCACGATCGCCGCCGCCGTGCTGCGCGAGATCCGGGCGCGACTGGAGTTCCTGCTCGAGGTCGGTCTCGGGTACCTCAGCATGGCCCGCGCGGCCGGCACCCTCTCGGGCGGCGAGGCGCAGCGCATCCGGCTCGCGACCCAGATCGGCTCGGGCCTCACGGGAGTGCTGTACGTGCTCGACGAGCCCTCGATCGGCCTGCACCAGCGCGACAACCGCCGTCTCATCGACACGCTCGTCAAGCTCAAGAACCTCGGCAACACGCTCATCGTCGTCGAGCACGACGAGGACACCATCCGCACCGCCGACTGGATCGTCGACATCGGCCCCGGTGCGGGCGAGCACGGCGGCGAGGTCGTGCACTCCGGCAGCTACGAGGGCCTGCTCGCGAACGAGAAGTCGATCACGGGCGACTACCTCGCGGGCCGGCGTCAGGTGGTCGAGACGGTGCGACGCCGCCCGGTCGACCTCGGTCGCACCCTCACCATCGAGGGGGCGCGCGCCAACAACCTGCGCGACGTCACCGTCGACATCCCGCTCGGCGTCTTCGTCGCCGTGACGGGGGTCAGCGGCTCGGGCAAGAGCTCGCTCGTCAACGACATCCTCTACAAGGTGCTCGCCAACAGGCTCAACGGGGCGCGGCAGGTTCCCGGCAAGCACACCCGCATCACGGGGCTCGAGCACCTCGACAAGGTCGTGCACGTCGACCAGGCGCCCATCGGGCGCACCCCCCGATCGAACCCCGCCACCTACACGGGCGTGTTCGACCGCATCCGCACCCTCTTCGCCGAGACGCAGGAGGCGAAGATGCGCGGGTACCTGCCCGGGCGCTTCAGCTTCAACGTCAAGGGCGGCCGCTGCGAGAACTGCGCCGGTGACGGCACGATCAAGATCGAGATGAACTTCCTGCCCGACGTGTACGTCGCCTGCGAGGTGTGCGGGGGAGCGCGGTACAACCGTGACACCCTGTCGGTGCACTACAAGGGCAAGAACATCGCCGAGGTGCTCGACATGCCGATCGAGGAGGCCGCCGACTTCTTCGAGCCGATCAGCGCCATCCACCGGTTCCTGAAGACCCTCGTCGAGGTCGGGCTCGGGTACGTCCGGCTGGGTCAGAGCGCGACGACCCTGTCGGGCGGCGAGGCGCAGCGCGTCAAGCTCGCCACCGAGCTGCAGAAGCGCTCGAACGGCCGCAGCATCTACGTGCTCGACGAGCCGACGACGGGCCTCCACTTCGAGGACGTGCGCAAGCTCCTCGCGGTTCTCGGCGGCCTCGTCGACAAGGGCAACTCGGTCGTCGTGATCGAGCACAACCTCGACGTCATCCGCGCCGCGGACTGGCTCATCGACCTCGGGCCCGAGGGCGGTTCCGGGGGCGGCTCGGTGCTCGCCTCCGGCACGCCCGAGCAGCTCGCGACGGTCGAGGGCAGCCACACCGGTCGATTCCTCGCCGAGCTGCTGCCCGAGACCGACGTGATCGCCGCGCCCGTCACGCGAGGCCGCGCGACGGCGACCGCGAAGAAGGGCGCCGTCGCGAAGAGCGCGCCGTCCAAGAGCGGCGCGGCGAAGGGCGGCGCAGGCAAGGGCGGTACGGCGAAGGCCGGCACCGCGAAGAGCGCGAGCTCGACGACCGGGGGCGGCGGTGCGGCGAAGCGGGCCGCGCGGTCGCCGCGGGCGGCGGGCTGA
- the gap gene encoding type I glyceraldehyde-3-phosphate dehydrogenase, whose amino-acid sequence MSVKVGINGFGRIGRNYLRAALAQGSDLEIVAVNDLSDNAALAHLLKYDSVGGVLPHEVSHDGDSITVDGRRIRVFEERDPANLPWGELGVDIVIESTGRFTKAEDAKKHIAGGAKKVLISAPASGDDATIVMGVNEETYDPATDVIISNASCTTNCLAPLAKVFNDAFGIERGFMMTAHAYTADQNLQDGPHADLRRARGAAINIVPASTGAAKAIGLVLPELQGKLSGSSYRVPVPTGSIVDLTIVTPTDGLTVEQINAAYKAAASEGRLKGFLEYTEDPIVSSDIQLNPHSSIFDSELTNVSGNLVKVSAWYDNEWGYSNRLVDLTEYVAERL is encoded by the coding sequence GTGAGCGTGAAAGTCGGCATCAACGGATTCGGCCGCATCGGCCGCAACTACCTCCGGGCGGCTCTCGCCCAGGGAAGCGACCTCGAGATCGTGGCCGTCAACGACCTCAGTGACAACGCGGCTCTCGCGCACCTGTTGAAGTACGACTCGGTGGGCGGCGTGCTGCCGCACGAGGTCTCGCACGACGGCGACTCGATCACGGTCGACGGCCGCCGCATCCGCGTCTTCGAGGAGCGCGACCCCGCCAACCTGCCGTGGGGCGAGCTGGGCGTCGACATCGTCATCGAGTCGACCGGCCGGTTCACCAAGGCCGAGGACGCCAAGAAGCACATCGCCGGCGGCGCCAAGAAGGTCCTCATCTCCGCCCCGGCCTCGGGCGACGACGCCACGATCGTCATGGGCGTCAACGAGGAGACCTACGACCCCGCGACCGACGTCATCATCTCGAACGCCTCCTGCACCACCAACTGCCTCGCCCCGCTGGCGAAGGTGTTCAACGACGCCTTCGGCATCGAGCGCGGCTTCATGATGACCGCGCACGCGTACACGGCCGACCAGAACCTGCAGGACGGCCCGCACGCCGACCTGCGCCGCGCCCGCGGCGCCGCGATCAACATCGTCCCCGCCTCGACCGGCGCGGCGAAGGCCATCGGCCTCGTGCTGCCCGAGCTACAGGGCAAGCTCAGCGGCTCGTCCTACCGGGTGCCCGTTCCCACGGGCTCGATCGTCGACCTCACGATCGTCACCCCGACCGACGGCCTCACCGTCGAGCAGATCAACGCCGCCTACAAGGCCGCCGCGTCCGAGGGCCGGCTCAAGGGCTTCCTCGAGTACACCGAGGACCCGATCGTGTCGAGCGACATCCAGCTCAACCCGCACTCGTCGATCTTCGACTCCGAGCTCACCAACGTGAGCGGCAACCTGGTCAAGGTCTCGGCCTGGTACGACAACGAGTGGGGTTACTCCAACCGTCTGGTCGACCTCACCGAGTACGTCGCCGAGCGTCTCTGA
- the uvrC gene encoding excinuclease ABC subunit UvrC yields the protein MTPQETRESWRPRRGEIPTEPGVYRFRDDAGRVLYVGKAKNLRQRLSNYFQPLHTLHERTRRMVTTARGVEWTVVGSELEALQLEYGWIKEFAPPFNVKFRDDKTYPYLAITLGDAVPRVMVTRTRGIPGARYFGPYTKVWAVRESVDIMLKAFPMRSCSEATYKRARDRNRPCLLGDIGKCAAPCVDRISKADHKSIALDFASFMAGNDASHVRELRARMTAAAAEMDYESAARLRDQIGALETALSKSSIVLQEDVDVDVFGIAHDELAAAVQLFIVRGGRIRGVRGWVVDTELDVALSELVDQVLQNAYDEVTVPAREIIVPEVPDDGAALQQVLTERRRAAGERGAVVVKTAQRGDKASLSETVTTNARNALQVYKTRRSGDFTARSQALADIQEALGLAEAPLRLECFDVSHLGGTNQVASMVVFEDGLPKKDQYRKFSIASARDDTDAVYQVLSRRLAYLRPGATGVEVPADTDLAADAVAAAESAAVDGAEGTAASEVAAADAPVTTGTRKAFHYRPGLLVIDGGQPQVAAAARALADAGIDDIAVCGIAKRLEEIWLPDSDYPVILPRSSDALFLLQRLRDEAHRFALRYQRTKRSADIQTQLSSIPGLGPTRVKQLLTHFGSVARLRAASIDELVAVDGIGRITAEQVHRAVRQGGPGRLRAPTSEGRP from the coding sequence ATGACGCCTCAGGAGACACGGGAGTCCTGGCGGCCCCGGCGCGGCGAGATCCCCACCGAGCCGGGCGTGTACCGGTTCCGGGACGACGCGGGCCGGGTGCTCTACGTGGGCAAGGCGAAGAACCTGCGCCAGCGCCTGAGCAATTACTTCCAGCCGCTGCACACGCTCCACGAGCGCACCCGTCGCATGGTGACGACGGCCCGCGGCGTGGAGTGGACGGTCGTCGGCAGCGAGCTCGAGGCGCTGCAGCTCGAGTACGGCTGGATCAAGGAGTTCGCCCCGCCCTTCAACGTCAAGTTCCGCGACGACAAGACCTACCCCTATCTGGCGATCACCCTCGGCGACGCCGTGCCCCGCGTCATGGTGACCCGCACCCGCGGGATCCCGGGCGCGCGCTACTTCGGGCCGTACACGAAGGTCTGGGCGGTGCGCGAGAGCGTCGACATCATGCTCAAGGCGTTCCCGATGCGGTCGTGCAGCGAGGCGACCTACAAGCGTGCGCGCGACCGCAACCGTCCGTGCCTGCTCGGCGACATCGGCAAGTGCGCCGCGCCGTGCGTCGACCGCATCAGCAAGGCCGACCACAAGTCGATCGCCCTCGACTTCGCCTCCTTCATGGCCGGCAACGACGCGAGCCACGTGCGGGAGCTGCGGGCCCGGATGACCGCCGCGGCCGCTGAGATGGACTACGAGTCGGCGGCCCGCCTGCGCGACCAGATCGGCGCGCTCGAGACCGCCCTCTCGAAGAGCTCGATCGTGCTGCAGGAGGACGTCGACGTCGACGTGTTCGGCATCGCGCACGACGAGCTCGCCGCCGCCGTGCAGCTGTTCATCGTGCGCGGCGGCCGCATCCGCGGCGTGCGGGGATGGGTCGTCGACACCGAGCTCGACGTCGCCCTGTCGGAGCTCGTAGACCAGGTGCTGCAGAACGCCTACGACGAGGTCACCGTGCCCGCTCGCGAGATCATCGTGCCCGAGGTGCCCGACGACGGGGCCGCCCTGCAGCAGGTGCTGACCGAGCGTCGACGCGCCGCGGGGGAGCGCGGTGCCGTGGTCGTGAAGACCGCGCAGCGCGGGGACAAGGCCTCCCTGTCGGAGACCGTGACGACCAACGCCCGCAACGCGCTCCAGGTCTACAAGACACGGCGCAGCGGGGACTTCACCGCGCGATCGCAAGCGCTCGCCGACATCCAGGAGGCGCTCGGGCTCGCCGAGGCGCCCTTGCGGCTCGAGTGCTTCGACGTCTCGCACCTCGGCGGGACCAATCAGGTCGCCTCGATGGTGGTCTTCGAGGACGGCCTGCCGAAGAAGGATCAGTACCGCAAGTTCTCCATCGCCTCCGCCCGCGACGACACCGATGCCGTCTACCAGGTGCTCAGTCGACGGCTCGCCTACCTGCGGCCCGGGGCGACGGGCGTCGAGGTGCCGGCCGACACCGATCTCGCCGCCGACGCCGTCGCGGCAGCGGAGTCCGCGGCCGTCGACGGCGCGGAGGGGACGGCGGCCTCGGAGGTCGCGGCCGCCGACGCGCCCGTCACGACGGGCACGCGGAAGGCGTTCCACTACCGCCCCGGCCTCCTCGTCATCGACGGCGGGCAACCGCAGGTGGCCGCTGCCGCGCGCGCCCTCGCCGACGCCGGCATCGACGACATCGCCGTCTGCGGCATCGCGAAGAGGCTGGAGGAGATCTGGCTGCCCGACAGCGACTACCCGGTGATCCTGCCGCGCAGCTCCGACGCGCTCTTCCTGCTGCAGCGGCTCCGCGACGAGGCGCACCGCTTCGCCCTGCGCTACCAGCGCACGAAGCGCTCGGCCGACATCCAGACGCAGCTCTCGAGCATCCCGGGTCTCGGCCCGACGCGCGTCAAGCAGCTCCTGACCCACTTCGGATCGGTCGCACGGCTGCGCGCCGCCTCGATCGACGAGCTCGTCGCGGTCGACGGCATCGGCCGCATCACCGCCGAGCAGGTGCACAGGGCGGTGCGGCAGGGCGGCCCCGGTAGGCTGAGAGCCCCGACGAGCGAGGGCCGACCATGA
- a CDS encoding superoxide dismutase, with product MPVYSLPELPYDYAALEPHISARIMELHHSKHHAAYVAGANGALDALAAARDADDFANVNRLEKDLAFHLGGHVNHSIFWTNLSPEGGDRPEGELAAAIDEFFGSFDKFRAHFTAASLGLQGSGWGVLSWDPIGRRLIIQQLFDQQANTAQTTVPLLQLDMWEHAFYLDYVNVKADYVKAFWNIVDWGNVAARFAAARSTTDGLLLLS from the coding sequence ATGCCCGTTTACAGCCTTCCGGAGCTCCCCTACGACTACGCGGCGCTCGAGCCCCACATCAGCGCCCGCATCATGGAGCTCCACCACTCCAAGCACCACGCCGCCTACGTCGCCGGCGCCAACGGCGCACTCGACGCTCTCGCCGCCGCCCGCGACGCCGACGACTTCGCGAACGTCAACCGGCTCGAGAAGGACCTCGCCTTCCACCTCGGCGGTCACGTCAACCACTCGATCTTCTGGACCAACCTCTCGCCCGAGGGCGGCGACCGGCCCGAGGGCGAGCTCGCCGCGGCGATCGACGAGTTCTTCGGCTCCTTCGACAAGTTCCGCGCGCACTTCACGGCCGCCTCGCTCGGCCTCCAAGGCTCCGGATGGGGCGTGCTGTCGTGGGATCCGATCGGCCGCCGGCTGATCATCCAGCAGCTGTTCGACCAGCAGGCCAACACCGCGCAGACGACGGTGCCGCTGCTGCAGCTGGACATGTGGGAGCACGCCTTCTACCTCGACTACGTCAACGTGAAGGCCGATTACGTGAAGGCCTTCTGGAACATCGTCGACTGGGGCAACGTCGCCGCACGCTTCGCCGCGGCCCGTTCGACGACGGACGGCCTACTGCTACTGTCGTAA
- the whiA gene encoding DNA-binding protein WhiA, whose amino-acid sequence MALTADVKEELAQLAVTKTTVRAAELATVLRFAGGLHLISGRVAVEVELDAATTARRVRRDLAELYGMRSDGAMMSASGIRRTPTYVVRVVDGGETLARQTGLLDARRRPVRGLPNRLTTGSREELAAVWRGAFLAHGSLTDPGRSAALEITCPGNESAMALVGAAGRLGIPAKAREVRGVHRVVIRDGEKISQMLRLMGASDTVGAWEEMRQRREVRATANRLVNFDDANLRRSAQAAVAACARVERALEILGDEVPEHLQYAGRLRLAHRDASLDELGHHADPPMTKDAVAGRIRRLLAMADKRAEQLGIGGTDANLPSEVD is encoded by the coding sequence GTGGCATTGACCGCCGATGTGAAAGAGGAACTCGCACAGCTGGCGGTCACCAAGACCACGGTGCGCGCCGCCGAGCTGGCGACGGTCCTCCGCTTCGCGGGCGGGCTCCACCTCATCTCGGGTCGCGTCGCCGTCGAGGTCGAGCTCGACGCCGCCACCACCGCGCGCCGCGTGCGCCGCGACCTCGCCGAGCTCTACGGCATGCGCAGCGATGGCGCGATGATGTCGGCCAGCGGTATCCGCCGCACCCCCACGTACGTCGTGCGGGTCGTCGACGGCGGCGAGACGCTCGCCCGCCAGACGGGGCTCCTGGATGCTCGGCGCCGGCCCGTCCGCGGCCTCCCCAACCGGCTCACGACGGGCTCCCGCGAGGAGCTCGCCGCCGTGTGGCGCGGCGCCTTCCTCGCCCACGGATCCCTGACCGACCCCGGCCGCTCCGCCGCCCTCGAGATCACCTGCCCCGGTAACGAGTCGGCGATGGCGCTCGTCGGCGCCGCGGGTCGGCTGGGCATCCCGGCGAAGGCGCGCGAGGTGCGCGGCGTGCACCGCGTGGTCATCCGCGACGGCGAGAAGATCAGTCAGATGCTGCGCCTGATGGGGGCGTCCGACACCGTCGGCGCCTGGGAGGAGATGCGCCAGCGCCGCGAGGTGCGGGCGACCGCGAACCGCCTCGTGAACTTCGACGACGCCAACCTGCGGCGATCCGCCCAGGCCGCCGTCGCCGCGTGCGCGCGGGTCGAGAGGGCGCTCGAGATCCTCGGCGACGAGGTGCCCGAGCACCTCCAGTACGCGGGGCGCCTCCGCCTCGCCCACCGTGATGCGAGCCTCGATGAGCTCGGTCACCACGCCGACCCGCCGATGACGAAGGACGCCGTCGCCGGCCGCATCCGCCGTCTGCTCGCCATGGCCGACAAGCGCGCCGAGCAGCTCGGCATCGGCGGCACCGATGCGAACCTCCCCTCCGAGGTCGACTGA